Proteins from a single region of Plasmodium brasilianum strain Bolivian I chromosome 13, whole genome shotgun sequence:
- a CDS encoding rRNA 2'-O-methyltransferase fibrillarin, whose amino-acid sequence MTDSFRGGSGNFRRGNNNNNNNSVRKGNTWKGSNGGRGGRGGGGRGGGGRGGGGRGGGGRGGGGRGGGKDGKRDKKNFKRDNKSGKVIVIPHRFPGVYLIKGKSDILVTRNLVPGESVYGEKRFEVLNENEKIEYRVWNPFRSKLGACLMGGVCNMPIKPGCKVLYLGAANGTSVSHVSDMVGDEGVVYAIEFSHRSGRDLTNMSKKRSNIVPIVEDARQPIKYRMLVDMVDVVFADVAQPDQARIVAMNAHMFLKTGGWFIISIKANCVDSTVKPEVVFASEMEKLKKESCKPKEKLTLEPFHRHHAIVLEFVDSKALITYIIYISSLYAFLW is encoded by the exons ATGACag ACTCGTTTAGGGGTGGATCGGGTAATTTTAGGAGaggaaataataacaacaataataactCCGTGCGTAAGGGAAATACTTGGAAAGGGTCCAATGGAGGAAGAGGTGGAAGGGGCGGAGGTGGAAGAGGAGGGGGAGGAAGAGGAGGTGGAGGAAGAGGAGGAGGTGGAAGAGGAGGAGGTGGAAGAGGAGGAGGTAAGGATGgaaaaagagataaaaaaaattttaaaagagatAATAAATCAGGaaaagtaatagtaatacCACATAGGTTCCCAGgagtttatttaataaaagggAAATCAGATATACTAGTTACAAGAAATTTAGTTCCTGGTGAAAGTGTATATGGGGAAAAAAGGTTCGAAGTAttgaatgaaaatgaaaaaatagaatatagaGTTTGGAATCCATTTCGTTCAAAATTGGGAGCATGCTTAATGGGGGGAGTATGCAATATGCCTATAAAACCAGGATGtaaagtattatatttaGGAGCAGCTAATGGTACTTCAGTTTCACATGTGTCTGATATGGTTGGAGATGAAGGAGTTGTTTATGCTATAGAATTTTCCCATAGATCTGGTAGAGACTTAACAAACATGTCCAAAAAAAGATCAAATATTGTACCTATAGTTGAAGATGCTAGGCAGCCAATCAAATATAGAATGCTAGTTGATATGGTTGATGTTGTCTTTGCCGATGTGGCACAGCCAGATCAAGCACGTATTGTTGCTATGAATGCtcatatgtttttaaaaacagGAGGATggtttattatttctattaaagCTAATTGTGTGGATTCTACTGTGAAACCTGAAGTTGTCTTTGCCTctgaaatggaaaaattaaaaaaagagagttGCAAACCTAAAGAAAAGCTAACATTAGAGCCTTTTCATCGTCACCATGCCATAGTTCTCG AGTTTGTGGATAGTAAAGCTTTAATTACATACATTATTTACATATCATCATTATATGCTTTCCTATGGTAG
- a CDS encoding hypothetical protein (conserved Plasmodium protein), whose amino-acid sequence MIKKKKYDRGKNNNRDLENIKNKLEDLKSKTEVTDEKIDIVKKNVDPFNDLKIHILNVLDETRKYIREKESIQNIHGNNIEVIKRGNIIYNNIKNLDTYFIKLEEILTKQLKQKYLFSKEELLDKSQSCDLLKKQIYECKKLSNFDHIKETCAINFDDFKNKPQIDRKETSNIKHEEDDLIIINRWKKRDEKFNEEILKIGEVIDIIGANADFITQKAEEQNEIILNLQDQTDKTQDNVKEINVEIKKVMRKHSHTTWCCRISLVIIFIMLVLITSSVISNKFIKNL is encoded by the exons ATgattaagaaaaagaaatatgatagagggaaaaataacaatagagatttagaaaatataaagaacaaATTGGAAGATTTGAAAAGTAAAACTGAAGTAACAGATGAAAAAATAGACAttgtaaagaaaaatgtagatCCGTTTAATGATTTGAAAatccatattttaaatgtactGGATGAAACACGAAAATACATAAGAGAAAAGGAAAgtattcaaaatattcatGGGAATAATATCGAAGTAATAAAAAGaggtaatattatatataataacataaagaACTTAgacacatattttataaaattagaagaaatattaaCGAAACAATTAAAGCAAAAGTATTTGTTTAGCAAAGAAGAACTACTGGATAAAAGCCAGTCTTGcgatttattaaaaaagcaaatttacgaatgtaaaaaattaagtaatttTGATCACATTAAAGAAACCTGTGCAATAAATTTTGatgattttaaaaacaaGCCACAAATTGATA gAAAAGAAACTAGTAATATCAAGCATGAAGAAGAtgatttaattataataaacagATGGAAGAAAAGagatgaaaaatttaatgaagaGATCTTAAAAATAGGTGAAGTTATCGACATAATAGGAGCGAATGCCGATTTTATAACACAAAAAGCTGAAGAACAGAacgaaataattttaaatttacaagATCAGACAGATAAAACACAAGATAAtgttaaagaaataaatgtagaaattaaaaaagtaatgaGAAAGCATTCACACACCACCTGGTGTTGCAGAATTTCattagttattatttttatcatgttAGTATTAATAACTTCCTCGGTTATATCGAAtaagtttataaaaaatttatga
- a CDS encoding LCCL domain-containing protein: MIQSKCIIHLLLLHLFLLRLHGKEWCKAKFEYGKSDYAECINENDSIAKYMIETTPVISSGLDLYSNVSIILSNGYGLKTKEIIIGNENEGLLSKIFSVKTDIGNPEHVHVKLNSQNKKWKCKKITVWKDFKFWNFDCIGSLDDNQQEATYYLSGNKLYTAYVQTGKDMEAGTTGTIEIILLGSNKRSNTKVLHEGFNAGGLKKIKFQASDVGNLEDIILTNNANNDPWYCDFVKIKTDNKIYVFNVKSWIGHPYDSNVKVNIKSDNIDGNAKDIDCHIRGNDLINTNNLPKLLESKVQIFKVRCPQNCQSSEFASIEGSSIHPSSSSICASAIHDGSLTPSGGEVIVTVAKDMKHYYALDEKYNELSAIDFSTKADEKNFSFYTYHLDSIDDIKSNVRIVDSFGKLSSLGRLEIRIKNKWGTVCKKGPNYTFNDDTAKRACKDLGFPNGICIKENCANINGQHYCAGYGYPFSAAGMLCSGNEKNLLKCNGDDSSHCVDHHDDVIVQCLHYSSNDLVHDGTIRLIDITGAPSNNGVGRLQIYYNGSYGSVCSEGWTKESEKIACQELGYTGLKGNGFSTHLCSSISGENLCGNDTEKINAINFKCKGDEKFLKNCPHETHEDIYCSHEEDIVIGCSGEGGDSSGFGIARQRKNQMTLEKKNFPPKIELTCFDKIVSKADLSNANVGDVFLVTCPEKCDEEIGVVKGTFLYTFDSHICKAAIHAGVISNNVAEDLVLIIGHMHKNFIRTKRNNIESHEFNGISKSFSLSIPTTYLLREERRSNAKLDEDDLLKKEEDFSYQHIFDKQSKNLVTSISVQPTFQWIAPTGFLGFNGKENDFINCNNLPNEKYIKSLSNFSFIIYFTLSGGEGTWRTLLSHSLCEGISISIDEQNELVVEQNCNPHLIKTKFIPKFGHTYHLAVIYNKTTKTIALYINAKQAILEKDKYNFTLNGNITIGRSNQSASDYFIGNIHLIEVYKYVLSEDEIKESLSSVLSLDYVHINTEDNIGRRMKKKNNNNNKGLRKTVDGRECITPCKSKSVINKDVQVNVEKINLKCENDLISEQFNGKIGSQFLVNCVDNCIKSKYIIKGSNNYYTPDSSICKAAIHAGVYIPNKKNNLNGPFIIRIVEGLLEYKTSRGHFGIVSKSEKQSQLRSFSLFSEIEDNIFTCSTNAQFLLNLSVGETRLIICPSDCDTTSDKVFGTNVYSPLSSLCKAAIHSGILTNKGGQVHIIVGSSQTEFKGSKQNNIESYPSEKQNRSFTFSKNIE, translated from the coding sequence ATGATTCAATCCAAATGCATAATCCATCTTCTCCTCCTGCACTTGTTCCTCTTGAGACTACACGGCAAAGAGTGGTGCAAAGCAAAATTTGAATATGGGAAATCTGATTATGCAGAGTGCATAAACGAAAATGATAGTATTGCCAAGTACATGATTGAGACCACACCTGTGATATCAAGTGGACTTGATCTATACAGTAATGTTTCTATAATTCTTTCAAATGGATATGggttaaaaacaaaagaaataattattgGAAATGAAAACGAAGGATTgttaagtaaaatattttcagtCAAAACAGACATTGGGAATCCtgaacatgtacatgtaaaacTGAATTCACAAAATAAGAAAtggaaatgtaaaaaaataacagtaTGGAAAGATTTCAAATTTTGGAATTTTGACTGTATCGGATCATTAGATGATAATCAGCAAGAAGCTACATACTACTTATCaggaaataaattatatacagcTTATGTTCAAACTGGAAAAGATATGGAAGCAGGTACTACAGGTACTATAGAAATAATACTACTAGGTAGCAATAAAAGAAGCAATACAAAAGTGTTACACGAAGGATTTAACGCAGGTggactaaaaaaaataaaatttcaagCATCAGATGTAGGGAATTTAGAGGATATCATTTTAACCAATAATGCGAACAATGACCCATGGTACTGtgattttgttaaaataaaaactgataacaaaatatatgtgttcaATGTAAAAAGCTGGATTGGTCATCCATATGATAGCAATGtgaaagtaaatataaaaagcgATAATATTGATGGAAATGCAAAAGATATAGATTGTCATATCCGAGGGAatgatttaataaatacTAACAACTTACCAAAATTATTAGAAAGTAAGGTACAGATATTTAAAGTGAGATGCCCTCAGAATTGTCAGAGTTCAGAATTTGCATCTATAGAAGGTTCTTCTATCCATCCATCTTCTAGTTCTATATGTGCATCTGCTATTCATGATGGATCCTTAACTCCAAGTGGAGGGGAAGTTATAGTCACAGTAGCAAAAGATATGAAACATTATTATGCACTggatgaaaaatataatgagtTATCTGCCATTGATTTTAGTACCAAAGCAGATGAAaagaatttttctttttatacatatCATTTAGATTCAATAGATGATATAAAGAGTAATGTTAGGATAGTCGACTCTTTTGGAAAATTATCCTCACTAGGTAGACTAGaaataagaataaagaataaatggGGAACGGTTTGTAAAAAAGGACCTAATTATACATTCAATGATGATACAGCAAAAAGAGCATGTAAAGATTTAGGTTTTCCTAACGGAATATGtattaaagaaaattgtGCTAACATAAATGGACAACATTACTGTGCAGGTTATGGATATCCTTTTAGTGCTGCTGGTATGTTATGTTcaggaaatgaaaaaaatttacttaaatGTAATGGAGATGATTCTTCCCATTGTGTAGATCATCATGATGATGTCATTGTTCAATGTTTACATTATTCAAGCAATGACTTAGTTCATGATGGTACTATAAGACTTATTGATATAACTGGTGCACCATCTAATAATGGAGTAGGAagattacaaatatattataatggaTCATATGGTTCAGTTTGCTCAGAAGGATGGACAAAGGAATCAGAAAAAATTGCTTGTCAAGAATTAGGTTATACAGGGCTAAAAGGAAATGGTTTTTCTACTCACTTATGCTCAAGCATATCTGGTGAGAATTTGTGTGGAAATGATACTGAAAAGATTAATGCAATAAATTTTAAGTGCAAAGGAGATgaaaagtttttaaaaaattgtccTCATGAAACACATGAAGATATTTATTGTTCTCATGAAGAAGATATTGTTATTGGTTGCTCAGGAGAAGGAGGAGATTCCTCTGGATTTGGAATCGCACGACAAAGGAAAAACCAAATGACTTTagagaagaaaaatttcCCTCCTAAAATTGAATTAACATGTTTTGATAAAATAGTGTCAAAAGCAGATCTAAGTAATGCAAATGTAGGAGATGTTTTTTTAGTTACTTGTCCTGAAAAATGTGATGAAGAAATAGGAGTAGTAAAaggtacatttttatataccttTGATTCTCATATATGTAAAGCAGCAATCCATGCTGGGGTAATATCTAACAATGTAGCAGAGGATCTTGTTCTTATCATTGGacatatgcataaaaattttataagaacaaaaagaaataatattgaaTCTCATGAATTTAATGGTATTTCTAAAAGTTTTAGTCTTAGTATACCAACAACATATCTCTTAAGGGAAGAAAGAAGAAGCAATGCAAAATTAGATGAAGATGAtctattaaaaaaggaagaagatTTTTCTTATCAGCATATATTTGATAAACAATCTAAAAATTTAGTAACATCTATATCTGTTCAACCTACATTTCAGTGGATTGCACCCACAGGTTTTCTTGGATTTaatggaaaagaaaatgattttataaattgtaataatttacctaatgaaaaatatattaaaagtttatctaatttttcttttatcattTACTTCACACTTAGTGGAGGAGAAGGTACATGGAGAACACTTTTATCTCACAGTTTATGTGAAGGAATTTCTATCTCCATTGATGAACAAAATGAGTTAGTAGTCGAACAGAATTGTAACCCACATTTGATCAAGACTAAATTTATACCTAAATTTGGACATACATATCACTTAGctgttatatataacaagACAACTAAAACTATAGCTTTATATATCAACGCGAAACAAGCTATTCTTGAGAAAgacaaatataattttacactTAATGGTAATATTACCATTGGAAGGTCTAACCAATCCGCATCGGATTACTTCATTGGGAATATTCATCTAATTGAAGTATACAAATATGTCCTATCAGAGGATGAAATTAAAGAGTCTTTAAGTTCTGTTTTGTCATTagattatgtacatataaatacagaaGACAACATAGGGagaagaatgaaaaaaaaaaataataataataataaaggacTAAGGAAAACAGTAGATGGAAGAGAATGTATCACACCATGTAAATCCAAAAGTGTCATAAATAAAGATGTACAAGtaaatgtagaaaaaattaatttaaaatgtgaaaatGATTTAATATCTGAACAATTCAATGGGAAAATAGGATCTCAGTTCTTAGTTAACTGTGTAGATAATTGtattaaatcaaaatatataataaaaggaagTAACAACTACTATACTCCAGATTCATCTATATGTAAAGCAGCAATACATGCAGGGGTATATATACCgaacaagaaaaataatCTAAATGGACCATTTATTATCAGAATTGTTGAAGGATTATTAGAATATAAAACATCTAGAGGACATTTTGGAATTGTTAGTAAATCAGAAAAACAATCACAATTAAGatccttttcattattttcagaAATTgaagataatatatttacttgtTCAACAAATGCTCAATTTTTACTAAATTTATCTGTTGGTGAGACAAGATTAATTATTTGTCCATCCGACTGTGATACCACTAGTGATAAAGTATTTggtacaaatgtatatagcCCTTTATCTTCTCTTTGTAAAGCAGCTATACACTCGGgtattttaacaaataaaggTGGTCAGGTACATATTATTGTCGGATCCAGTCAGACAGAATTTAAAGGATCCAAGCAAAATAACATTGAATCCTATCCATCTGAAAAGCAAAATCGTTCTTTCACTTTTTCCAAGAACATTGAGTAA
- a CDS encoding pre-mRNA-splicing factor 38B — MEKNYNNPEYSITQPGVPTNQLDHNEVNKQMYDYYYNNPNGMINNKGGGYNNILNERNFNGNKNVEAYYYNNYNTSAYVNNYNKNNNNFNNYNNSYNNSYNSYNSVYNSINNNTNNNMSNNINNMNNNNNSINSNSINMNNKNNIIYDESGNYVMNNYTYMMDQSYCHVNNTMHPLSNTLDPFNNSINRYHNNIDENCPNFHFNNLDPNLKPAGKYKMAGNITSNSSFHSSITNYNSEDKKNILEMTNTTTYNVNTLLRNNILSSEYFRSLITLKTFKEVVDEIHSYADHVEPYCIGSNRAPSTLFCCLYKLFTMHLSEKQVSILVELIVLVIVVLLLILKTITSVTTLKGLIDHKDSCYIRACGFLYLRYVHSPANLWMWFEPYLLDEEEFIISADKRKKLTMGEYIQNLLSDDKYFSTVLPRLPIKIKNIYGARLMIISDHRRRLKKNKEKITKFVKGEPVMAYVNGEWEKGEIGGIVYHGKDKTFVRVRKIDGNEKLVNIGFVKLGSKESDKDRDLDRHVGSESKNDKNDRNDKSHRRRRSRSGRRSRDRSMDRSRDRSRDQSRDRNKHRDKHRSRHRSRDRSRDRRRKRRTGEERNNSSYNKSHGDNHGDRPENKHSKRSHERSNKKRDRSLSRSNSEKRTHRKHKYENTEDELISKFRKIESQKALATGKDYARRPTSYKSSLTLKVDNICTRKKSRSRSPKRIDRVVHLPQNDSKNKENVTTENAKLKELMQKYNRDDADDQNDDDNNSNKNNKNDGKNKINAKDLEEFDVMTLG; from the exons atggaaaaaaattataacaaccCAGAATATTCCATCACACAACCAGGAGTGCCAACAAATCAGTTAGATCATAATGAagtaaataaacaaatgtatgattactattataataatcCTAATGGGatgataaataataaggGAGGAGGGTATAACAATATACTTAATGAAAGGAATTTTAatggtaataaaaatgtagaagcgtattattataataattataacactAGTGCgtatgtaaataattataataaaaacaataataattttaacaattACAATAACAGCTATAATAATAGCTACAATAGCTATAATAGCGTCTATAATAGCATTAACAATAACACAAACAATAATATGAgtaataacattaataatatgaataataataataacagtatcaatagcaatagtattaatatgaataataaaaataatattatttatgatgAGTCAGGAAATTATGTTATGAataattacacatatatgatGGACCAGTCCTATTGTCATGTGAATAATACGATGCATCCATTAAGTAACACATTGGATCCTTTTAACAATTCCATAAATAgatatcataataatattgatgAAAACTGTCCAAATTTTCATTTCAATAATTTAGATCCAAATTTAAAACCAGCTGGGAAGTACAAAATGGCTGGAAATATAACGTCCAATAGTTCTTTTCATTCATCTATAACCAATTATAACAgtgaagataaaaaaaatatattagaaatgaCAAATACTACTacatataatgtaaatacattgttaagaaataatattttatcttcTGAATATTTTAGATCCTTAATTACACTTAAAACGTTTAAAGAAGTAGTGGACGAAATACATTCTTATGCCGATCATGTGGAACCATACTGTATTGGTAGCAATAGAGCTCCTTCTACCCTTTTTTGTTGTCTCTATAAACTCTTTACCATGCATTTATCTGAGAAGCAGGTGAGTATCCTAGTAGAACTAATAGTGCtagtaatagtagtactCCTACTAATACTTAAAACAATAACATCAGTTacaaca CTTAAGGGACTAATAGATCACAAGGATTCTTGTTACATACGGGCATGCGGATTCTTGTATTTGAGATATGTTCACTCCCCTGCGAac CTATGGATGTGGTTTGAACCATATTTGTTGGATGAAGAAGAATTTATTATCTCAGCCGATAAAAGAAAGAAACTAACCATGGGTGAATATATTCAAAACTTACTATCGGACGATAAATATTTCAGCACAG ttcTCCCGAGGTTgccaataaaaataaaaaatatctatGGTGCTCGTCTAATGATTATAAGTGATCACAGAAGACGTTTAAAGaagaacaaagaaaaaataacaaaatttgtAAAAGGAGAACCAGTTATGGCTTATGTAAA CGGTGAATGGGAAAAGGGGGAAATAGGCGGTATAGTATATCACGGAAAAGATAAAACATTTGTGAGAGTAAGAAAAATTGACGGAAACGAAAAGTTGGTTAATATTGGGTTTGTTAAACTAGGTTCCAAAGAATCTGATAAGGATAGAGACTTAGATAGACACGTGGGTAGTGAAAGTAAGAATGATAAGAATGATAGAAATGATAAAAGTCATAGAAGGAGAAGAAGTAGGAGTGGAAGAAGAAGCAGAGATAGAAGCATGGACAGAAGCAGGGACCGAAGTAGGGATCAAAGCAGAGACCGAAACAAGCACAGAGATAAGCACAGAAGTCGACACCGAAGCAGGGATCGAAGTAGAGATAGACGGAGAAAGAGAAGAACGGGCGAAGAAAGGAATAATTCCTCATATAACAAATCACATGGTGATAATCATGGAGATAGACCAGAAAATAAACACAGCAAAAGGTCACATGAACgatctaataaaaaaagagacaGATCCTTATCAAGGTCAAACTCGGAAAAAAGAACACATcgaaaacataaatatgaaaatacagAAGATGAATTAATATCAAAATTTCGAAAAATAGAAAGTCAAAAAGCCCTTGCAACTGGAAAAGATTATGCCAGAAGACCTACATCATATAAATCATCACTTACATTAAAAGTTgataatatatgtactagGAAGAAATCAAGATCACGATCTCCAAAAAGAATTGATAGAGTAGTACATTTACCACAAAACGATagtaaaaacaaagaaaatgtAACTACAGAAAATGC
- a CDS encoding radical SAM protein, giving the protein MEKSKRYMKLANLIDRNQFEKYRLKQILDNIYKAKIVNVNKMKNIPSPIRKEMKHIFGENILSLKPIKEYKHDRAYKVLFECKDKEKIEATSLDFGSHKSLCISSQIGCSFACKFCATGKIGIKRQLELDEITDQLLYFQSKEVDIKNVSFMGMGEPLANPHVFDSIHFFNNHNLFALSSRRINISTVGLLPGIKKLNDLFPQVNLSFSLHSPFSEERDNLVPINKLFPFNEVLELLDDRIAKTGRRVWVSYILIKDINDSKDHAEALCNHICDRPRAVRYLYNVCLIPYNKGTPPPPHAAPAAKNVDENFHRVIEEEKIHQFEKILRKHGISFFYRNSFGHSIDAACGQLYADYEPKKKKENIEDGKMSLLEQ; this is encoded by the exons atggaaaagtcGAAAAGGTATATGAAGTTAGCGAATCTGATTGATCGGAATCAGTTCGAGAAATACCGGTTGAAACAAATActagataatatatataaggcaAAAATTGTTAATGTAAATAAGATGAAGAATATACCATCACCTATtagaaaagaaatgaaacATATATTTGGTGAGAATATTTTAAGTTTAAAACCGATCAAAGAGTATAAACATGATAGAGCATATAAAGTACTATTTGAGTgtaaagataaagaaaaaatagaagcaACTTCTTTAGATTTTGGTTCTCATAAATCTTTATGTATATCTAGTCAAATAGGTTGTTCATTTGCTTGTAAATTTTGCGCAACAGGAAAAATAGGAATTAAGAGACAATTAGAATTAGATGAAATAACAGATCAGctgttatattttcaatCAAAAGAagttgatataaaaaatgtttcatTTATGGGTATGGGTGAACCATTAGCCAATCCTCATGTTTTTGATTcaatccatttttttaataatcataatttatttgctTTATCAAGTAGAAGAATTAATATTTCAACAGTTGGACTCTTACCtggtattaaaaaattaaatgatctTTTCCCACAAGTGAATTTATCCTTTTCTTTACATTCTCCTTTTTCTGAAGAAAGAGATAATCTAGTCCCTATAAATAAACTGTTTCCATTTAACGAAGTACTCGAACTATTAGATGATAGAATAGCAAAAACAGGGAGACGGGTATGGGTAAGTTATATACTAATTAAGGATATAAATGATTCAAAAGATCATGCTGAAGCTTTGTGCAACCACATATGTGATAGACCAAGAGCTGTTAGATACCTCTATAATGTTTGTTTAATACCATATAACAAAGGTACTCCACCCCCTCCCCATGCTGCACCTGCCG CGAAGAATGTTGATGAAAATTTCCATAGAGTAAtcgaagaagaaaaaattcatCAGTTTGAA aaaatattaagaaaacaTGGAATATCCTTTTTCTACAG AAATTCTTTTGGGCATTCAATTGATGCGGCATGTGGTCAATTATACGCAG ATTACGAGCCGAAAAAGAAGAAGGAGAATATTGAAGATGGAAAAATGTCCTTATTAgaacaataa